A single region of the Arthrobacter sp. PAMC25564 genome encodes:
- a CDS encoding cytosine permease → MSHERNWSPRALFFSSAQAAVATWCFIIGGFVAFYLPAVQGSIVMIVSMLAGMFLVFLATVPMATRYGLEAVRSTRPVFGTRGSLFAVALTFLFTIGWGTTLMIFSGKSAALLLVTLGIVSETNGPTAQTVSSLICLLVVWALISRGPGILRRVGVIVACSVLALGIMVIVVIVAKVGWGALLEAKPSAASGNKLLDYTTAIELMLATALSWWPYVGGMTRFSKSTSKSVRPVTLGLGLALAIICLIGLYTGLIFPDSGGNPLPGLLEIGGVWLALPAFAFIIVANIGTAMVGTYTAALSLKQQPAIDARLSWRGATTVAGLTVAAVIVFVAEPFYANFGTFLTLSAVVFGPLCGLQIADYFIIRKQRLDLDGLYNDGAGSAYWYWKGMNIPGFVSMAVGIVVYFLLLDPITFASSPVFAFTTATLPSTLATAVAYVILARLQPKAYGPSALPLDAKNALTNS, encoded by the coding sequence TTGAGCCACGAGCGGAACTGGAGCCCCAGAGCCCTGTTCTTCAGCTCTGCCCAGGCTGCCGTAGCCACCTGGTGCTTCATCATCGGTGGATTTGTGGCCTTCTATCTGCCAGCGGTGCAAGGGTCCATCGTGATGATTGTGTCCATGCTGGCAGGAATGTTCCTGGTATTCCTGGCCACGGTCCCGATGGCAACGCGGTACGGGTTGGAGGCTGTACGCTCAACGCGGCCCGTCTTCGGAACCCGTGGTTCCCTCTTCGCCGTCGCCCTCACCTTCCTCTTTACGATCGGGTGGGGGACCACGCTGATGATTTTCAGCGGAAAGTCCGCTGCCTTGCTGCTGGTCACTCTAGGCATCGTCAGCGAAACTAATGGGCCCACCGCGCAGACAGTGAGCAGCCTCATCTGCCTTTTGGTCGTTTGGGCGCTCATCAGCCGCGGCCCCGGCATTCTTCGACGGGTTGGCGTAATTGTTGCGTGCTCGGTCCTTGCGCTTGGGATCATGGTCATCGTCGTGATTGTTGCCAAGGTCGGCTGGGGTGCCCTCCTCGAAGCCAAGCCGAGCGCCGCCAGCGGTAACAAGCTGTTGGACTACACGACGGCAATCGAGCTCATGCTCGCCACGGCCCTGTCCTGGTGGCCGTATGTCGGTGGCATGACGCGGTTCTCAAAGAGCACGAGTAAATCCGTACGGCCGGTAACCCTGGGACTTGGCCTCGCCCTCGCGATAATCTGCCTGATTGGTCTCTACACCGGCCTGATCTTCCCGGATTCCGGTGGAAATCCACTACCTGGGCTGCTGGAAATCGGCGGAGTGTGGCTGGCCTTGCCGGCGTTCGCGTTCATCATCGTTGCCAACATCGGCACAGCGATGGTCGGCACCTACACAGCAGCGCTTTCCCTCAAGCAGCAGCCTGCCATCGACGCCCGCCTTAGCTGGAGGGGTGCGACAACGGTGGCAGGACTGACTGTTGCCGCGGTAATCGTGTTCGTGGCGGAGCCTTTCTATGCCAATTTCGGAACCTTCCTCACCCTCTCGGCCGTCGTCTTCGGCCCGCTGTGCGGGCTCCAAATCGCCGACTACTTCATCATCAGGAAGCAACGTCTGGACTTGGACGGTCTGTACAACGACGGCGCAGGGTCTGCGTACTGGTATTGGAAGGGGATGAATATACCGGGCTTTGTCAGCATGGCCGTTGGCATCGTGGTCTACTTCCTTCTACTTGACCCGATCACGTTTGCGTCCTCTCCCGTGTTTGCCTTCACGACCGCTACGCTGCCGTCAACGCTGGCCACGGCCGTCGCCTATGTGATCCTGGCGCGGCTTCAGCCCAAGGCGTATGGGCCGAGTGCGTTGCCGCTTGATGCCAAAAATGCCCTGACAAACAGCTGA
- a CDS encoding acyl-CoA dehydrogenase family protein: MSSLPEVTDVSDVLAIDSLLSAGELAVREKVRDFTDQRIRPGIAAWYDEGVFPLDLAPELGELGVLGMALEGYGCPGRSAVEYGLAAMELEAGDSGIRTFVSVQGSLAMTAIHKWGSEEQKQEWLPRMAAGELIGAFALTEPTAGSDPASMKTFARRDGTGGNAGWVLDGAKRWIGLASVADVLVVWAMTDDGVHGFLVPAGTPGVTATPIGQKLSMRASIQCDVTFDGVRLGPEALLPAARGLRGPFSCLNEARYGIAWGAMGAARDSYEAALKYSLERLQFGKPLAGYQLTQEKLVNMLLEVQKGTLLALQLGRLKDAGKLRPEQISLGKLNNVREAIRIAREARTVLGGNGITLDYSPLRHAANLESVRTYEGTDEVHTLILGQHITGLAAFR; this comes from the coding sequence ATGAGCAGTCTTCCCGAGGTAACAGATGTATCCGATGTCCTGGCGATCGATTCCCTGCTGAGCGCCGGCGAACTGGCGGTGCGGGAGAAGGTCCGCGATTTCACGGACCAGCGGATCCGCCCCGGCATCGCGGCCTGGTATGACGAGGGCGTGTTCCCGCTCGATCTGGCACCGGAGCTGGGCGAGCTCGGGGTGCTCGGCATGGCGCTGGAGGGCTACGGCTGCCCCGGGCGCTCCGCCGTCGAATATGGCCTGGCCGCGATGGAGCTGGAGGCTGGCGACTCCGGGATCCGCACCTTCGTCTCCGTGCAGGGCTCGCTCGCCATGACCGCGATCCACAAGTGGGGTTCCGAGGAGCAGAAGCAGGAGTGGCTCCCCCGGATGGCCGCGGGCGAGCTGATCGGCGCCTTCGCGCTCACCGAACCCACGGCCGGTTCAGACCCGGCGTCGATGAAGACCTTTGCCCGCCGGGACGGCACGGGTGGGAACGCCGGCTGGGTGCTGGACGGTGCCAAGCGCTGGATCGGGCTCGCCTCCGTGGCGGATGTGCTGGTGGTGTGGGCAATGACCGACGACGGCGTCCACGGCTTCCTCGTCCCCGCCGGGACCCCCGGGGTCACCGCCACCCCGATCGGGCAGAAGCTTTCGATGCGCGCCTCGATCCAGTGCGATGTCACGTTCGACGGCGTCCGGCTGGGTCCGGAAGCGCTGCTCCCGGCGGCCCGCGGGCTGCGCGGACCGTTCTCCTGCCTGAACGAGGCCCGGTACGGGATCGCCTGGGGCGCCATGGGCGCCGCCCGCGACTCCTACGAAGCGGCGCTGAAGTACTCGCTGGAGCGGCTGCAGTTCGGCAAACCGCTCGCCGGGTACCAGCTCACGCAGGAGAAGCTGGTCAACATGCTGCTGGAGGTCCAGAAGGGCACGCTGCTGGCACTGCAGCTGGGACGGCTCAAGGACGCCGGCAAGCTGCGGCCGGAGCAGATTTCGCTGGGCAAGCTCAACAATGTGCGCGAGGCCATCAGGATCGCCCGCGAGGCCCGCACCGTCCTGGGCGGCAACGGGATCACCCTGGACTATTCCCCGCTGCGGCACGCCGCCAACCTCGAATCGGTCCGCACCTACGAGGGCACCGACGAAGTCCACACCCTGATCCTGGGCCAGCACATCACCGGCCTGGCGGCCTTCCGCTAG
- a CDS encoding MOSC domain-containing protein: MDTASVLAVCRVHQLLEDPGSVGVTAIDKRPVDGPVRVHKLGLHGDIQASRIHHGGEDQALYAYSQDDADYWAGELGRALPPGIFGENLRVAGIDATNAIIGERWKIGLDVEVEVTSPRTPCATFQRRMHEPDWVKRFTEAGRVGTYLRVVRTGSIEAGDHLHRIFLPTHGVTIGKWFSDPTLEAMEALRDADADGEIRLQPEYHEEFEKLGRRLGA, encoded by the coding sequence ATGGACACCGCATCTGTGCTTGCCGTCTGCCGGGTTCACCAATTGCTCGAGGACCCGGGAAGCGTCGGCGTGACCGCGATCGACAAGCGTCCCGTGGACGGGCCCGTCCGGGTACACAAGCTGGGCCTGCACGGAGACATCCAGGCGAGCCGGATCCACCACGGCGGCGAGGACCAGGCCCTGTACGCCTACTCCCAGGACGACGCCGACTACTGGGCCGGGGAGCTCGGGCGCGCCCTGCCGCCCGGCATCTTCGGCGAGAACCTGCGCGTCGCCGGCATCGACGCCACCAACGCCATCATCGGGGAACGCTGGAAGATCGGGCTCGATGTCGAGGTCGAGGTGACGTCGCCGCGCACGCCCTGCGCGACGTTCCAGCGCCGGATGCACGAGCCGGACTGGGTCAAGAGGTTCACCGAAGCCGGGCGGGTGGGCACTTACCTCCGGGTGGTCCGGACCGGCAGCATCGAGGCGGGGGACCATCTCCACCGGATCTTCCTCCCGACCCACGGCGTGACGATCGGCAAATGGTTTTCCGACCCCACCCTTGAAGCCATGGAAGCACTCCGCGACGCCGACGCCGACGGCGAGATCCGCCTCCAGCCCGAATACCACGAAGAATTCGAAAAGCTGGGCCGGCGGCTCGGAGCCTAG
- a CDS encoding DEAD/DEAH box helicase: protein MPENQNNSVETETVQIDVETSETAAPAAESTTEAPVSTEAPAAAEAAPLNEAPLNDTKSADPKAAPSKDEDAEEEGIKFVDLGIDARVLAALQDVGYEKPSPIQAATIPLLLEGRDVVGLAQTGTGKTAAFAVPALSRLAELHDLNGPSRKTQALVLAPTRELALQVAEAFTSYAKHIDDFTVLPVYGGSAYGPQLAGLRRGAQVVVGTPGRVIDHIAKGSLDLSELQYLVLDEADEMLRMGFAEDVEQIFQQTPEGRQVALFSATMPSQIRRLSKQYLNNPAEVQVKSKTTTGANTRQRYLQVMGPHKLDALTRILEVEEFEGVIAFVRTKMATEDLADKLRSRGFQAAAINGDIPQQQRERTVEALRDGKIDILVATDVAARGLDVERVSHVVNYDIPHDTESYVHRIGRTGRAGRSGDAILFMTPREKYLLRSIEKATRQPVEQMHLPTAETVNTLRLGKFAEKITETLESEDVAAFRDLIASYEEEHNVPAAEIAAALAVMAQGGQPLLVKELPAAPEFQKRERAKDGFGSRGPTRTLTEGNATYRIAVGRRQRVMPGSIVGAIANEGGISSAQIGGIDIRADHSLVELPADLSADQLKALSRTRIGGELIHLELDNGRKPSGERGSYQGGSRGGDRGGFSGGGDRGGNFKGNGGFKREFRKNDGDRGGFAGGGERSSADRGGRSFSERGVSSDAARKPRTEGGFKPRTKW from the coding sequence ATGCCCGAAAATCAGAACAACTCCGTCGAAACCGAAACCGTCCAGATCGACGTCGAGACTTCTGAAACGGCTGCCCCCGCAGCCGAATCCACCACCGAAGCACCGGTATCCACCGAGGCTCCGGCCGCTGCCGAGGCAGCCCCCCTGAACGAAGCCCCCCTGAACGACACGAAGTCCGCCGACCCCAAGGCAGCCCCGTCCAAGGACGAGGACGCCGAGGAAGAGGGCATCAAGTTCGTTGACCTCGGCATTGACGCCCGCGTCCTCGCCGCCCTGCAGGACGTCGGCTACGAGAAGCCGTCCCCGATCCAGGCAGCAACCATCCCGTTGCTGCTCGAAGGCCGCGACGTCGTGGGCCTGGCCCAGACGGGTACCGGTAAGACTGCAGCATTCGCAGTACCGGCACTCTCCCGCCTGGCCGAACTCCACGACCTCAACGGGCCGTCCCGCAAGACCCAGGCGCTGGTGCTCGCTCCGACCCGCGAGCTCGCACTCCAGGTTGCCGAGGCCTTCACCTCCTACGCCAAGCACATCGATGACTTCACCGTCCTGCCGGTGTACGGCGGCTCGGCCTACGGCCCCCAGCTGGCCGGCCTGCGCCGCGGCGCCCAGGTTGTTGTCGGTACCCCGGGACGCGTGATCGACCACATCGCCAAGGGCTCACTCGATCTGTCCGAACTCCAGTACCTGGTGCTGGACGAGGCTGACGAGATGCTGCGCATGGGCTTCGCCGAAGACGTGGAGCAGATCTTCCAGCAGACCCCCGAGGGCCGCCAGGTTGCACTGTTCTCCGCCACGATGCCGAGCCAGATCCGCCGCCTGTCCAAGCAGTACCTGAACAACCCGGCCGAGGTCCAGGTCAAGTCCAAGACCACCACGGGCGCCAACACCCGCCAGCGCTACCTGCAGGTCATGGGCCCGCACAAGCTTGACGCGCTGACCCGCATCCTTGAGGTCGAGGAGTTCGAAGGCGTCATCGCGTTCGTGCGGACCAAGATGGCTACCGAGGATCTCGCCGACAAGCTGCGCTCCCGCGGCTTCCAGGCCGCCGCCATCAACGGCGACATCCCGCAGCAGCAGCGTGAGCGCACGGTCGAGGCCCTGCGCGACGGCAAGATCGACATCCTCGTCGCCACCGACGTCGCGGCCCGAGGCCTTGACGTGGAGCGTGTCAGCCACGTGGTCAACTACGACATCCCGCACGACACCGAGTCCTACGTCCACCGCATCGGCCGCACCGGCCGTGCAGGCCGTTCCGGCGACGCGATCCTGTTCATGACGCCGCGGGAGAAGTACCTGCTGCGTTCCATCGAGAAGGCAACCCGCCAGCCGGTGGAGCAGATGCACCTGCCGACGGCCGAGACCGTCAACACGCTGCGCCTGGGCAAGTTCGCCGAGAAGATCACCGAGACGCTCGAGTCCGAGGATGTCGCGGCCTTCCGTGACCTCATCGCCTCCTACGAGGAAGAGCACAACGTTCCGGCCGCCGAGATCGCTGCCGCACTGGCCGTTATGGCGCAGGGCGGACAGCCGCTCCTGGTCAAGGAACTGCCTGCTGCTCCTGAATTCCAGAAGCGCGAACGCGCCAAGGACGGCTTCGGCTCACGCGGCCCGACCCGCACCCTGACCGAGGGCAACGCCACCTACCGGATCGCCGTCGGACGCCGTCAGCGCGTCATGCCGGGTTCCATCGTCGGCGCCATCGCCAACGAGGGCGGCATCTCTTCGGCCCAGATCGGCGGCATCGACATCCGCGCGGACCACTCCCTGGTGGAACTCCCCGCGGACCTCAGCGCCGATCAGCTCAAGGCCCTGTCCCGCACCCGGATCGGCGGCGAGCTGATCCACCTCGAGCTGGACAACGGCCGCAAGCCCTCCGGTGAACGTGGCAGCTACCAGGGCGGCAGCCGTGGTGGCGACCGTGGTGGCTTCTCCGGCGGCGGGGACCGCGGTGGCAACTTCAAGGGCAACGGCGGCTTCAAGCGCGAATTCCGCAAGAACGACGGCGACCGCGGCGGTTTCGCCGGCGGCGGCGAGCGTTCCTCGGCGGACCGTGGCGGACGCTCCTTCAGCGAACGCGGCGTGTCCTCGGACGCGGCACGCAAGCCCCGCACCGAAGGCGGCTTCAAGCCCCGGACCAAGTGGTAA
- a CDS encoding NAD(P)H-binding protein — MTRIAIIGGHGKVALELARILTADGHDVTSFIRNPDQQADVAATGATPLVLDVENSTTADIAEALRDHDAVVWSAGAGGGNPERTYAVDRDAAIRSMDAAAAAGVGRYVMVSYLGARPDHGVPEGNSFFAYAQAKAAADAYLRGTGLAWTILGPGALTDGPGNGLIDVDPADTSGGTATARANVALVAAAVLGLPSTAGRTITFRDGTLPLAAALEPLS; from the coding sequence ATGACGCGAATCGCAATCATCGGCGGCCACGGCAAGGTGGCCCTGGAGCTGGCCCGGATCCTCACAGCGGACGGTCACGATGTGACGTCCTTCATCCGGAACCCGGACCAGCAGGCCGACGTCGCCGCCACCGGCGCGACGCCGCTGGTCCTGGACGTTGAAAACTCGACGACGGCGGACATTGCCGAGGCTCTTCGGGACCACGACGCCGTGGTGTGGTCCGCCGGCGCCGGCGGCGGCAATCCGGAACGCACCTATGCGGTGGACCGGGACGCGGCGATTCGGTCGATGGACGCGGCGGCCGCTGCCGGCGTCGGCCGGTACGTCATGGTGTCGTATCTGGGCGCCCGGCCGGACCACGGGGTCCCCGAGGGCAACAGCTTTTTCGCCTACGCGCAGGCCAAGGCCGCCGCGGACGCGTACCTGCGCGGCACGGGCCTGGCCTGGACCATCCTCGGACCCGGCGCGCTGACGGACGGTCCAGGCAACGGACTGATCGACGTCGACCCCGCCGACACCTCCGGCGGCACCGCTACCGCCCGCGCCAACGTGGCCCTCGTTGCCGCCGCGGTGCTGGGGCTGCCTTCAACCGCTGGCCGCACCATCACGTTCCGGGACGGCACCCTGCCCCTCGCCGCGGCGCTGGAACCGCTCAGCTGA
- a CDS encoding Na+/H+ antiporter — protein MDQLALIVGLLLATVVAVGVGDRLRLPYPVLMLILAAALTFIPGFPEMEIPPELILPIFLPPLLFATAQRSSWAVFRVRWRTLIMLAVALVVVSTAAVAGAAWLLIPGIGIPAAIALGAMVAPPDPVAVESIAGRVHMPRRLITVLQSEGLFNDAAAIVIFQAAVAATVSGSRIGPGLVWQFLLGAAIAVVVGIGMGWLTSLITRLVTSMVARSAVTLVVPFAAYILAEEVHASGVIAVVVTALEIKRHSRPQDAAERVTRTAFWDVVELLVTGLAFGLVGLEVRKVIRDEGTAIFGMIGTAAAVCVLVFLVRFLWLAMMSGLARTRDALRPTSAKEVLILTWCGMRGLATLALALALPLTLADGSAFPARSQLIVIACAVLLATLVLPGLTLPWLMRVLQASGDGSEERDAARVLARRAQQAAVAALKDNGLMKELPAEKVALVKEKMTRLHAELLDGSLHNESVAEKRKRGRELAIAVQTIALDAARQEVVAARNEPDMDPEVADRVLRQLDLRTMIMPE, from the coding sequence ATGGACCAGCTGGCACTCATCGTCGGACTGTTGCTTGCCACCGTGGTGGCCGTGGGCGTGGGCGACCGGCTGCGCCTGCCGTATCCGGTCCTGATGTTAATCCTGGCCGCCGCGCTGACCTTCATCCCTGGCTTTCCGGAGATGGAGATCCCGCCGGAGCTGATCCTTCCGATCTTCCTGCCCCCGCTGCTCTTCGCCACCGCCCAGCGCAGCTCGTGGGCGGTCTTCAGGGTCCGCTGGCGCACCCTGATCATGCTGGCCGTCGCCCTCGTCGTCGTCTCGACGGCGGCCGTCGCCGGCGCCGCCTGGCTGCTGATCCCCGGCATCGGCATCCCCGCCGCGATCGCCCTCGGCGCCATGGTGGCGCCGCCCGATCCGGTGGCCGTGGAATCCATCGCGGGCCGCGTCCACATGCCCCGCCGGCTCATCACGGTGCTGCAAAGCGAAGGCCTCTTCAACGACGCCGCCGCCATCGTCATCTTCCAGGCCGCGGTGGCCGCCACCGTTTCCGGCAGCAGGATAGGGCCCGGCCTCGTCTGGCAGTTCCTGCTGGGGGCAGCGATCGCCGTCGTGGTGGGCATCGGCATGGGCTGGCTGACGAGCCTCATTACCCGGCTGGTGACCTCGATGGTGGCCCGCAGCGCCGTCACCCTCGTGGTGCCTTTCGCCGCCTACATCCTGGCTGAGGAGGTGCACGCTTCGGGCGTGATCGCGGTCGTCGTCACGGCCCTGGAGATAAAGCGGCACTCGCGGCCCCAGGACGCAGCCGAGCGGGTCACCCGCACGGCGTTCTGGGACGTCGTCGAACTGCTGGTCACCGGACTGGCGTTCGGGCTGGTGGGGCTCGAAGTGCGTAAGGTCATCCGGGACGAGGGCACCGCCATTTTCGGCATGATCGGCACCGCCGCAGCGGTCTGCGTGCTGGTGTTCCTGGTCCGTTTCCTGTGGCTGGCGATGATGTCCGGGCTCGCACGGACCCGGGATGCCCTGCGCCCCACCTCCGCCAAGGAGGTCCTGATCCTCACCTGGTGCGGCATGCGCGGCCTGGCGACCCTGGCACTGGCCCTGGCCCTTCCGCTGACCCTGGCCGACGGCTCCGCGTTCCCTGCCCGGAGCCAGCTCATTGTGATCGCCTGTGCCGTTCTGCTGGCCACCCTGGTGCTGCCCGGACTGACACTGCCGTGGCTGATGCGGGTCCTGCAGGCATCCGGGGACGGCTCGGAGGAGCGCGATGCCGCCCGGGTCCTGGCGCGGCGTGCCCAACAGGCGGCGGTCGCGGCGCTCAAAGACAACGGGCTCATGAAGGAGCTGCCGGCGGAGAAGGTGGCGCTCGTGAAGGAGAAGATGACCCGGCTGCATGCGGAACTCCTGGACGGCAGCCTCCACAACGAAAGCGTGGCGGAGAAGCGCAAGCGCGGCCGCGAGCTGGCGATTGCCGTGCAGACGATCGCGCTTGATGCGGCCCGGCAGGAAGTCGTGGCCGCCCGGAACGAACCGGATATGGACCCCGAGGTCGCGGACCGCGTCCTGCGCCAGCTGGACCTGCGCACCATGATCATGCCGGAGTAG
- a CDS encoding ROK family protein, whose amino-acid sequence MPHDLGPQPAATPQLLRRVNAQAVLGHIRGTDVATGTELMASTGLTRASVLAVCEDLIGRGWIRELDSPRRDDEPAGSARKGRPAKRFELNARAGFVLGIDIGAGTTTAAVADLRGIVIGRSSQSFRAVDIPAEERIGVVDQACRLALSAAGADPGRVLAAAAGIAAPVDRAGKVLASKHFWSLFDVGLRAALKELHGWTVLLENDANLAALGEHWRGSGTGVDDLVVLLAGERLGAGVLESGRLLHGSGGAAGEMGYLDLVEGVGSSDGIASLARQWSAAGGGPATGGVPSARRVFEDAAAGDPAALAILDRISERMARVIATVSSLINPEQLVIGGAVAESAAALLPGIMAALPRFTATPPRVTVSPLGGGIVTIGAIRHALDYVEANALELGLT is encoded by the coding sequence ATGCCGCACGACTTGGGACCGCAACCGGCCGCCACGCCGCAGCTCTTGCGCCGCGTCAACGCCCAGGCGGTCCTGGGCCATATCCGCGGCACCGACGTCGCCACCGGGACCGAGCTGATGGCCTCGACCGGCCTGACCCGGGCGTCCGTCCTCGCTGTCTGCGAGGACCTGATCGGTCGCGGCTGGATCCGCGAACTGGACAGCCCCCGGCGGGATGACGAGCCGGCCGGCAGCGCCCGGAAAGGCAGGCCGGCCAAGCGCTTTGAACTCAATGCCCGGGCCGGCTTTGTGCTGGGTATCGACATCGGCGCCGGCACCACGACGGCGGCCGTGGCGGATCTCCGCGGCATCGTCATCGGACGCTCCAGCCAGAGCTTCCGGGCCGTGGATATCCCGGCGGAGGAGCGGATCGGCGTCGTGGACCAGGCCTGCCGCCTGGCCCTCTCGGCAGCGGGGGCTGACCCGGGCAGGGTCCTCGCAGCGGCTGCCGGCATCGCCGCGCCGGTGGACCGCGCCGGCAAGGTGCTGGCATCCAAGCACTTCTGGAGCCTGTTCGACGTCGGGCTCCGCGCCGCGCTGAAGGAGCTGCACGGCTGGACGGTCCTGCTGGAGAACGACGCCAATCTCGCCGCGCTCGGAGAACACTGGCGCGGCTCCGGCACGGGTGTTGACGATCTGGTGGTCCTGCTGGCGGGTGAACGGCTGGGGGCCGGGGTGCTGGAATCCGGCCGGCTGCTGCATGGCAGCGGCGGCGCAGCCGGCGAAATGGGCTACCTGGACCTGGTGGAGGGCGTCGGGTCCAGCGACGGCATCGCGAGCCTGGCAAGGCAGTGGTCCGCGGCCGGCGGCGGACCCGCCACGGGAGGCGTTCCGAGCGCGAGGCGCGTGTTCGAGGACGCGGCCGCCGGGGACCCCGCCGCGCTGGCGATCCTGGACCGGATTTCGGAGCGGATGGCCCGCGTGATCGCGACCGTCTCAAGCCTCATCAACCCGGAGCAGCTCGTGATCGGCGGCGCCGTCGCCGAGTCCGCTGCCGCGCTCCTGCCCGGCATCATGGCGGCACTGCCACGTTTTACGGCGACTCCCCCGCGAGTGACGGTCTCCCCGCTGGGCGGTGGCATCGTGACCATCGGTGCCATCCGGCATGCACTGGACTATGTCGAAGCGAACGCCCTGGAGCTGGGCCTAACGTAG
- a CDS encoding alpha-amylase family glycosyl hydrolase, with product MSNTATLATLSGSNLAADPNWWRQASVYQIYPRSFSDSNGDGLGDIKGITAKVPYLKELGIDAVWLSPFYPSALADGGYDVDDYRDVDPKLGSLDDFDEMSAALHAAGIKLIADIVPNHSSNRHVWFTEALASPRGSAARERYIFRDGKGENGEIPPSDWESVFGGPAWERITEPDGTPGQWYMHIFAKEQPDLNWSNREIREDFLKTVRFWSDRGVDGFRVDVAHALTKDLTEPLLSRLELGPEGAAADGFADGSHPFWDRDEVHEIYAEWREVFNEYNPPRTAVAEAWVHASRRARYASPQGLGQAFNFDLLQADFDAGEFHDIITRNLIEATESGASSTWVFSNHDVVRHATRYGLPQGGGRHAKGQDGKGWLLAGAPAEELDVDLGLSRARAATLLMLALPGSAYLYQGEELGLQEVGDIPDSARQDPTFFRNKGVEIGRDGCRVPLPWTAEGSSFGFGDGGAHLPQPAWFGRYAVAAQARVEGSTLEFYRKALRLRRELQTSEELEWLETGSPDVLRFIRPGGWQSVTNFGDEAVELPAGTVLVSSGPLDGSLLPANTTAWLR from the coding sequence TTGTCCAACACCGCCACGCTGGCAACCCTGTCCGGTTCCAACCTCGCCGCCGACCCCAATTGGTGGCGCCAGGCGTCCGTGTACCAGATCTACCCGCGCAGCTTCTCCGACTCCAACGGCGACGGACTGGGCGACATCAAGGGCATCACGGCCAAGGTCCCGTACCTGAAAGAACTCGGCATCGACGCCGTTTGGCTCTCGCCGTTCTACCCTTCGGCGCTGGCCGACGGCGGCTACGACGTCGACGATTACCGCGACGTGGACCCGAAGCTCGGCAGCCTGGACGACTTCGACGAAATGTCCGCGGCGCTGCATGCCGCCGGCATCAAGCTGATCGCGGACATCGTCCCGAACCACTCGTCCAACCGCCATGTGTGGTTCACGGAAGCGCTCGCGTCCCCCCGGGGTTCCGCCGCGCGGGAGCGCTACATCTTCCGGGACGGCAAGGGCGAGAACGGCGAGATCCCGCCCTCGGACTGGGAATCAGTCTTCGGCGGCCCCGCCTGGGAGCGCATCACGGAACCCGACGGCACCCCCGGGCAGTGGTACATGCACATCTTCGCCAAGGAGCAGCCGGACCTGAACTGGTCCAACCGCGAAATCCGCGAGGATTTCCTGAAGACCGTCCGCTTCTGGTCCGACCGCGGCGTGGACGGCTTCCGCGTCGATGTCGCGCACGCCCTGACCAAGGACCTCACCGAGCCGCTGCTGTCCAGGCTCGAACTGGGGCCGGAAGGTGCCGCCGCCGACGGTTTCGCCGACGGCTCGCACCCCTTCTGGGACCGCGACGAAGTCCACGAGATCTACGCCGAATGGCGTGAGGTCTTCAACGAGTACAACCCGCCGCGCACCGCCGTCGCCGAGGCCTGGGTCCACGCCAGCCGCCGCGCCCGCTACGCCAGCCCGCAGGGCCTGGGCCAGGCGTTTAACTTCGACCTCCTGCAGGCCGACTTCGACGCCGGGGAATTCCACGACATCATCACCCGGAACCTCATCGAGGCCACCGAATCGGGCGCCTCATCCACCTGGGTCTTCTCCAACCACGACGTCGTCCGGCACGCCACCCGCTACGGGCTGCCCCAGGGCGGCGGCCGGCATGCCAAGGGCCAGGACGGCAAGGGCTGGCTGCTGGCCGGCGCCCCGGCCGAGGAGCTCGACGTCGACCTCGGCCTGAGCCGGGCCCGCGCGGCGACCCTGCTGATGCTGGCGCTGCCGGGCTCCGCATACCTGTACCAGGGCGAGGAGCTGGGCCTGCAGGAGGTCGGGGACATCCCCGATTCCGCGCGCCAGGACCCCACCTTCTTCCGCAACAAGGGCGTCGAAATCGGCCGCGACGGCTGCCGGGTGCCGCTGCCCTGGACCGCCGAGGGCAGCTCCTTCGGATTCGGCGACGGCGGAGCCCACCTGCCCCAGCCGGCCTGGTTCGGCCGCTACGCCGTCGCGGCCCAGGCCAGGGTGGAAGGCTCCACCCTGGAGTTCTACCGCAAAGCCCTCAGGCTCCGCCGCGAACTGCAGACCTCGGAGGAGCTGGAATGGCTGGAAACCGGCAGCCCCGACGTGCTGCGCTTCATCCGCCCGGGCGGCTGGCAGTCTGTGACGAACTTCGGCGATGAAGCGGTTGAGCTCCCCGCCGGCACCGTGCTCGTCAGCAGTGGACCGCTGGACGGCAGCCTCCTGCCGGCCAACACCACCGCCTGGCTGCGGTGA